One genomic window of Spirochaetaceae bacterium includes the following:
- a CDS encoding M23 family metallopeptidase, translating to MVAAALVLALVSLPRPAAAPLYDPQEYLYYPSEWPQTLAIEALNEAAGQSAVRASAAAGGHGGGLDVAPMILDIKQYRVRRGDTMSGIAHRFGLSLDTVASLNRTAGMGVHRLDIGEMIKVPNQDGIYLTVTDLDEVCRERGVLPDAVLRTNDITREDLTPSMELFFPGVQHSGRELSLAIGTAFGRPARTGWVSSPFGPRKDPFSGAWRQHRGVDIAAPHGTRVYSVQDGRVAAVGSNGVLGKYIIVAHFAGYSSLYAHLSRIYVARGEGVSGGETIGAIGSTGRSTGPHLHFELRRGQLHLNPADLIPGLR from the coding sequence GTGGTCGCGGCGGCGCTGGTGCTGGCTCTGGTGTCGCTGCCGCGCCCCGCCGCGGCGCCTCTCTACGATCCGCAGGAGTACCTGTACTACCCGAGCGAGTGGCCGCAGACCCTTGCCATCGAAGCGCTGAACGAAGCCGCGGGGCAGTCCGCCGTACGCGCTTCGGCCGCTGCCGGCGGTCACGGCGGCGGCCTGGACGTGGCGCCGATGATTCTCGACATCAAGCAGTACCGGGTGCGGCGCGGCGATACCATGAGCGGCATTGCCCATCGCTTCGGGTTGAGTCTCGACACCGTGGCTTCGCTGAACCGCACCGCGGGCATGGGCGTTCACCGGCTCGACATCGGCGAGATGATCAAGGTGCCCAACCAGGACGGCATCTACCTGACGGTCACCGATCTCGACGAGGTGTGCCGGGAGCGCGGCGTGCTGCCGGACGCGGTGCTGCGTACCAACGACATCACGCGCGAAGACTTGACGCCCTCCATGGAGCTGTTCTTCCCCGGCGTGCAACATTCCGGACGGGAACTGAGCCTGGCGATCGGCACCGCGTTCGGGCGCCCGGCTCGCACCGGCTGGGTCAGTTCACCGTTCGGGCCGCGCAAAGACCCGTTCAGCGGGGCCTGGCGGCAGCATCGCGGCGTCGACATCGCCGCGCCGCACGGTACGCGCGTGTACTCGGTGCAGGATGGCCGGGTAGCGGCGGTGGGATCGAACGGCGTGCTCGGCAAGTACATCATTGTGGCCCACTTTGCCGGCTACTCCTCGCTGTACGCACACCTGAGCCGGATTTACGTAGCGCGCGGCGAGGGCGTGAGCGGCGGCGAGACGATCGGCGCGATCGGCTCCACGGGGCGTTCCACCGGTCCCCACCTGCACTTCGAATTGCGCCGCGGACAACTACATCTGAACCCGGCCGACCTGATTCCCGGACTGCGCTGA
- a CDS encoding M23 family metallopeptidase: protein AELIAVGAAAVGLLLYYAQSGAAVRDRASAAAALLPPDGRLQEALIDTLLSLGAPGGKRMSTAAAADAVYAAGGVQFRRYEAAAGDTLGAIAERFDVTLDTIISFNELRRERNLKDGLELIIPSHSGIRYVVRRGDNLSRIAARHGVSLDAILDVNELASSIITPGQILLIPGVGLSENVRNRVLGRLFIAPARGRLSSPYGFRNDPFTGLRKFHNGVDIANGPGTPVVASMSGAVASVGYNGNYGRYVILRHPDGFQTLYAHLARTHVSQGDRVRQGQQLGEMGNTGYSTGNHLHFSIFLNGTHVDPQEYLD from the coding sequence CTGCTGAGCTGATCGCGGTTGGCGCCGCCGCCGTCGGGCTGCTGCTGTACTACGCGCAGTCGGGCGCCGCGGTGCGCGACCGGGCGAGCGCGGCGGCCGCGTTGCTGCCGCCCGACGGGCGCCTGCAGGAGGCGCTCATCGACACGCTGCTGAGCCTCGGCGCGCCCGGCGGCAAGCGCATGTCGACGGCGGCCGCCGCGGACGCGGTGTACGCCGCCGGCGGCGTGCAATTCCGGCGCTACGAGGCCGCGGCGGGCGACACGCTCGGCGCAATCGCGGAGCGCTTCGACGTTACCCTGGATACCATAATCAGTTTCAACGAACTGCGCCGGGAGCGCAATCTGAAGGACGGCCTGGAGCTGATCATTCCGAGCCACTCCGGAATTCGATACGTGGTGCGCCGCGGTGACAATCTGAGCCGCATAGCGGCACGCCACGGAGTCAGTCTGGACGCCATCCTCGACGTCAATGAGTTGGCGAGCTCGATCATCACTCCGGGACAGATTCTGCTGATTCCAGGCGTCGGACTGAGCGAAAACGTACGCAATCGAGTACTCGGAAGGCTGTTCATAGCACCCGCCCGGGGCCGCCTGTCGTCGCCGTACGGATTCCGCAACGATCCGTTCACCGGGTTGCGCAAGTTTCACAATGGGGTCGACATCGCAAACGGGCCGGGCACGCCGGTAGTTGCATCGATGAGCGGCGCCGTGGCGTCGGTGGGCTACAATGGCAATTATGGACGCTACGTCATCCTGCGCCACCCGGACGGCTTCCAGACCCTGTACGCTCATCTCGCGAGAACGCATGTCTCGCAGGGCGATCGCGTTCGCCAAGGACAACAACTTGGCGAGATGGGAAATACCGGCTATAGTACCGGCAACCATCTTCATTTTTCGATATTTTTGAATGGAACGCACGTGGACCCGCAGGAATATCTGGACTGA